In the Candidatus Eremiobacterota bacterium genome, one interval contains:
- a CDS encoding PAS domain S-box protein — translation MNDTARKKILLVEDEAIIAMAEAEAIKHLGYEVKTALSGEKAVDAIKTDPSIDLVLMDIDLGKGIDGTEAAKRILAVQNIPIVFLTSHSEREMVEKVRGITRYGYVIKNSGDFVLLSSIEMAFELFNAHVYVESKNEELTGTNRKLRESKETAERYLNIAAEIIISLDPRGNITLLNESGHRLLGYEAGELIGKNWFDTCLPEEIKREVLGVFGKLMNGEIDNMATYENQVIAKSGDKRTILWHNTLLNDKKEGIIGILSSGEDITGRKRAELEALEAKRDWEDSFDVINDMITIHDADFNILRANKAAESGLGRALSDILTIKCFKAYHGKNCPPEGCPSCMTLKTGVPTTTELFEPHLDKFVEIKALPRFDTNHNITGMVHVVRDITERKQAEEALQKSEERFRSYVEYSPDAVLVADERGNFIDVNTAASVISGYSKEKLLGMNLIDLIPPEDRELAREHFLRTMSTGRAYGEGHFIKKDGEKRWWSVDAVKLKDCQIIGFAKDITERKQAEEQLRFLSSITENISDAIIATDTNFAIIYINKVGEQFFGYTLDEIKGKTPGIFNAEPMAGQIQQEIYRTVASGKTYMGESLNRRKDGSTFHCEYKVMPLKDNNGLNYAYTAIHRDVTERRQAEEHIKSLLAEKELLLREVHHRIKNNMIILISLLYLQSRTLKVPAAVSSIEDAISRVQSMMVLYDKLYKSSDFRKIFTTEYLGALIDEIAGIFPGKESVAIEKHIDDFTLDAESLSPLGIILNELITNAMKHAFTGRDKGLISVTLSKKDTHAILTMEDNGTGIPESIDIATSSGFGLQLVGMLAEQLGGTIRLERGKGSKFILEFEVTNAKAQQ, via the coding sequence ATGAACGACACTGCCCGTAAAAAGATACTCCTCGTCGAAGATGAGGCGATTATCGCAATGGCCGAAGCAGAGGCCATAAAGCACCTTGGATATGAGGTGAAAACTGCCCTTTCCGGTGAAAAAGCGGTTGATGCGATAAAAACCGATCCCTCTATAGATCTTGTGCTGATGGATATCGACCTGGGCAAAGGGATCGACGGCACCGAGGCCGCGAAAAGGATCCTCGCAGTCCAGAATATCCCCATCGTTTTCCTCACCTCGCATTCTGAGCGGGAGATGGTGGAGAAGGTGCGCGGCATCACCCGCTACGGCTACGTGATAAAGAACTCCGGCGACTTCGTGCTTTTGTCTTCAATAGAGATGGCTTTCGAGCTGTTTAATGCTCATGTGTATGTGGAAAGCAAGAACGAGGAGCTCACCGGAACGAACCGTAAACTGCGGGAGAGCAAAGAAACTGCTGAAAGATACCTCAATATCGCCGCTGAAATAATTATTTCCCTGGATCCCCGGGGGAACATCACCCTGCTGAACGAAAGCGGGCACAGGCTGCTCGGCTATGAGGCGGGAGAGCTCATCGGAAAGAACTGGTTCGATACCTGTTTGCCGGAAGAAATAAAGAGAGAAGTCCTGGGAGTTTTCGGAAAGCTGATGAACGGAGAAATCGATAATATGGCGACGTACGAAAACCAGGTGATCGCGAAAAGTGGCGATAAAAGGACGATTCTCTGGCACAATACGCTGCTCAATGATAAGAAGGAGGGAATCATCGGAATACTCAGTTCCGGTGAGGACATCACCGGGCGCAAGCGGGCGGAGCTGGAAGCGCTGGAGGCGAAAAGAGACTGGGAAGACTCCTTTGACGTGATAAACGACATGATTACCATCCACGATGCGGATTTTAATATCCTGCGCGCGAATAAAGCCGCAGAAAGCGGTTTGGGACGTGCGTTGAGCGACATCTTGACCATTAAATGCTTCAAGGCCTATCACGGGAAGAACTGTCCTCCCGAGGGATGCCCGAGCTGCATGACATTGAAGACCGGAGTGCCTACCACGACTGAGCTATTTGAGCCTCATCTTGACAAATTTGTCGAGATCAAGGCCCTGCCGCGCTTTGACACCAACCATAATATCACTGGAATGGTACATGTTGTGCGTGACATCACCGAGCGCAAGCAGGCAGAAGAAGCGCTTCAGAAGAGCGAAGAACGCTTCAGAAGCTATGTGGAATATTCCCCTGACGCAGTTTTAGTGGCCGATGAAAGGGGAAATTTCATAGATGTCAACACCGCTGCCTCGGTAATCTCGGGTTATTCAAAAGAAAAGCTCCTGGGAATGAACCTGATAGACCTGATCCCTCCTGAAGACCGGGAACTGGCCCGCGAGCATTTCCTGCGCACCATGTCCACCGGCCGGGCATATGGCGAGGGGCATTTCATCAAGAAGGACGGCGAAAAGCGGTGGTGGTCAGTTGACGCCGTAAAACTGAAAGACTGTCAGATCATCGGTTTCGCGAAGGACATCACGGAGCGCAAGCAGGCAGAGGAACAGCTCCGTTTCCTGAGCTCTATTACCGAGAACATATCTGATGCAATTATTGCCACTGATACCAATTTTGCCATTATCTATATCAACAAAGTGGGGGAACAATTTTTTGGCTACACGCTGGATGAAATCAAAGGCAAAACACCGGGTATATTCAATGCCGAACCGATGGCGGGGCAGATTCAGCAGGAAATATATAGAACAGTTGCATCTGGAAAGACCTATATGGGAGAATCCCTTAACAGGCGGAAAGATGGCTCAACTTTTCATTGCGAGTATAAGGTGATGCCTTTAAAAGACAATAATGGTCTAAATTATGCCTATACTGCGATTCACAGGGACGTCACCGAGCGCAGGCAGGCGGAAGAACATATCAAAAGCCTCCTTGCAGAAAAAGAACTGCTCCTGCGCGAAGTGCACCACAGGATTAAGAACAACATGATCATCCTCATAAGCCTCCTCTATCTGCAGTCGCGCACACTGAAGGTCCCGGCAGCCGTTTCCTCCATTGAGGATGCCATAAGCCGCGTCCAGAGCATGATGGTTCTGTATGATAAACTCTACAAGTCTTCCGATTTCAGAAAGATATTCACGACGGAGTACCTGGGCGCCCTGATCGATGAAATTGCCGGAATATTTCCCGGTAAGGAGTCTGTGGCAATTGAAAAACATATTGATGACTTCACTCTTGACGCAGAAAGCTTATCTCCTCTCGGCATTATTCTCAATGAATTAATCACGAACGCTATGAAGCATGCCTTTACCGGCAGGGATAAGGGGTTGATAAGCGTGACCCTTTCGAAGAAGGATACCCACGCGATACTCACCATGGAGGACAACGGGACCGGTATCCCTGAATCGATTGATATCGCCACTTCCAGCGGGTTCGGGCTGCAGCTTGTCGGTATGCTGGCGGAGCAGCTCGGGGGGACCATCAGGCTTGAACGGGGGAAGGGCTCAAAATTCATCCTGGAATTTGAAGTAACAAATGCGAAGGCTCAACAGTGA
- a CDS encoding endonuclease/exonuclease/phosphatase family protein — MKEEISRIESARVFEKTEYAASRKAGETKPKEPPTESLKDGSCLSQETTLENGKQAVSREKHPPDSLRDFFRKSIGTMKKNMTAAVAQGNMESARAAEENNEGAHNGGSLHMATYNVAGGNEEMRENFKDETSDHLARQVVQGNLDAVALQEVSHRENGMDYNMELLKDVFRESLPPGLRDGEINYYSVDDRGNPVLDGNGSPKYDPSSSNVVYEATGHNGEKKTMTLTRESLDRRGRPVVNGNGEPVYHQGLEAPLTVYTARLENGDSYSMVYGNSKASNKDPDKRGPGEYGNSVLLGPGREIPRDEKGAIIPGSVEYKVLGHDPSDGEARTAVGVTFAGEGGQRGTVVSAHLTADSDASADETREAQRAQYRALSELSGRRGGNVIIGGDFNSTPGRDGAPSAEDLGLEQADPAARIDHVLVSRDAEAGQARVVHGGGSDHEMIVTDVQL; from the coding sequence ATGAAGGAAGAGATTTCCAGGATAGAGAGCGCCAGAGTTTTTGAAAAGACTGAGTATGCGGCTTCCAGGAAGGCGGGGGAGACAAAGCCGAAAGAGCCTCCCACAGAAAGCCTCAAAGACGGCTCCTGCCTGTCTCAGGAAACAACACTTGAGAACGGGAAACAGGCCGTTTCACGCGAAAAGCACCCTCCCGATTCTCTCCGTGATTTTTTCAGGAAATCCATCGGCACTATGAAAAAAAACATGACTGCCGCCGTGGCTCAGGGAAACATGGAAAGCGCCCGGGCGGCAGAGGAGAATAACGAGGGGGCCCATAACGGCGGCAGCCTTCATATGGCTACTTACAACGTGGCAGGCGGGAATGAGGAAATGCGCGAAAATTTCAAGGACGAAACGTCAGATCACCTCGCACGGCAGGTGGTGCAGGGCAACCTTGATGCAGTGGCTCTCCAGGAGGTCTCGCACCGGGAGAACGGCATGGATTACAACATGGAGCTATTGAAAGATGTCTTCAGGGAATCCCTGCCTCCCGGGCTCAGGGATGGTGAAATCAATTACTACAGCGTTGATGACAGGGGCAACCCGGTTCTTGACGGGAACGGCAGCCCGAAATATGACCCCTCAAGCTCGAATGTGGTCTATGAAGCTACCGGGCACAATGGCGAGAAGAAGACCATGACCCTCACGAGGGAGAGCCTTGACCGCCGCGGCAGACCCGTGGTGAATGGAAATGGAGAGCCCGTGTATCACCAGGGCCTGGAGGCCCCCCTCACTGTCTATACCGCCAGGCTAGAAAATGGCGACAGCTACAGCATGGTTTACGGAAATTCAAAAGCCTCCAACAAGGATCCGGACAAAAGGGGCCCCGGTGAGTACGGAAACTCGGTGCTCCTTGGCCCGGGAAGGGAGATCCCCCGCGATGAAAAAGGCGCCATAATCCCTGGCAGTGTAGAATACAAGGTACTTGGCCATGATCCAAGCGACGGTGAGGCCAGAACAGCAGTGGGAGTCACTTTTGCCGGGGAGGGGGGGCAAAGAGGAACGGTAGTGAGCGCCCATCTCACAGCCGACAGCGATGCCTCCGCAGATGAGACAAGAGAAGCCCAGAGAGCCCAGTACAGGGCTCTCAGCGAGCTTTCCGGCCGGCGGGGAGGAAACGTGATAATAGGAGGAGACTTCAATTCCACCCCGGGGAGAGACGGCGCTCCCTCCGCGGAGGATCTCGGCCTTGAGCAGGCAGACCCTGCGGCGAGAATAGATCACGTGCTTGTCTCCAGGGATGCGGAAGCAGGCCAGGCCAGGGTAGTCCATGGGGGCGGGTCTGACCACGAGATGATAGTGACTGACGTGCAGCTATGA